The following is a genomic window from Candidatus Eremiobacteraceae bacterium.
CCGCTTCGCAAGTACTTGGTCTGATGGATGCGCGCTTAGATGCCCTTGAAGCCGTAGCGGCGCAATATCGCCTGGGCCCGTGCGCTTATTAGAAACGCCACGAATTTCGCCGCAAGGTCCGCATTGGCGCTCCCCTTGATGGCCGCCGCCGGATAGTTCACCGGTTGCTGGTCGTACGTCGGGATGACGATGGTGCGGATCGTGCCTCGCTTTGCGGTAGTGGCGTCGGACACGTAGACGATCCCCGCGTCCACTTCGTTCAATTCCACTTTTTCCAAGACGCCTTCGACGTTGATCTCTTGCGTCGCGATATTCGCGGGGATGTTCATCGCTTTCAGTGCATCCATCGCGTAGTGGCCGCATGGCGCGCTGACCACGCACACCGCCACTTTGACATCGGGCGAAGCCAAGTCCGCAGCGATTTTGACCGGCGACGAGTACGGCGTCACTATCGTGAGCGCATTGTGCGCGAACACGGTCGACGGCCCGGCGAATCCAGCGGATTGGGCGGCGGTCATGTTCTTCGTGTCGGCGCTCGCAAAGACATCGGCTTTGGCGCCTTGCTCTATCTGCGTGACCAACACTTGACTGCCGTCGAAGTCGAACGAAACGGCGACGCCCGGATTTGCCGCTTCAAAAGCGTGGCCGATGGCGGGCATCGCCACGTGCAACGACGCAGCCGCGAAAACCGTCAGCGTCACATTGAGAAGCATCATGACGCGTTGGTTCTGCGCCGGTACCGAGCCGTCCATTGTGCGGAGCGCA
Proteins encoded in this region:
- the modA gene encoding molybdate ABC transporter substrate-binding protein; amino-acid sequence: MMLLNVTLTVFAAASLHVAMPAIGHAFEAANPGVAVSFDFDGSQVLVTQIEQGAKADVFASADTKNMTAAQSAGFAGPSTVFAHNALTIVTPYSSPVKIAADLASPDVKVAVCVVSAPCGHYAMDALKAMNIPANIATQEINVEGVLEKVELNEVDAGIVYVSDATTAKRGTIRTIVIPTYDQQPVNYPAAAIKGSANADLAAKFVAFLISARAQAILRRYGFKGI